The following proteins are co-located in the Psilocybe cubensis strain MGC-MH-2018 chromosome 5, whole genome shotgun sequence genome:
- a CDS encoding Multidrug resistance protein fer6 — translation MSKSTSPSLNSDKESGDSSEGAKKHQQESPDVLRHNRSWWQRVPFTSTKTPPPPLKSLDDAPLLPEATANFLSNITFTWITPLLSLGYARPLEATDLYKLQPDRGAAHIAHLITESFDRRTQKANDYNTKLANGEIGPGIKGIWWSIQGKRQEKEAEWRQKTGKKKASLVWALNDSVMWWFWSAGLLKVVGDTAQVTSPLVVKAIIKFATDSYVGHRTGADNIPGIGVGIGLTFTLFAMQIIVSLCTHHFFYRSTSTGVLLRGGLITAIYDRSLRLTSRARSTLTNGKLVNHISTDVSRIDFCAGFFHMSWTAPIQMIICLILLLINLGPSALAGFAFFVLGTPVQTFVMKKLFALRRKSMEWTDKRAKLLQELLGGMKVIKFFAWEIPFLARITQYRRNEMAYIRTLLVIRSANNAVAMSMPVLASVIAFITYSATGHTLEPGVIFTSLSLFNLLRLPLMFLPVSFSSIADAQNAIGRLYGVFEAELLEKTHTVDPSIENALEVKAASFTWDAPPPDEGEKKGKKSSGLMKSSKTKAKAKAYEKKRAADMEEKANGEEERIFKMNNISLSIPRGQLVAIVGPVGSGKTSLLQGLIGEMRKTSGDIVFGGSVGYCPQSAWIQNATIRENICFGRPFEEERYWNAVRDSCLGPDLEMLPHGDLTEVGEKGISLSGGQKQRINICRAIYCDTEIQIFDDPLSALDAHVGKAVFQNVLQNSLSEKTRILVTHALHFLPQVDYVYVIADGTIAEQGTYAELIARKGAFSAFIAEFGAAEEDEEKEQEDEEVAIDEASSASTKVKEGAAKSKKEKEGLDKVKSSVGGAALMQTEERNTGAISWDIYKDYMKAGRGSVVVPSLLLSLALLQGATVMSSYWLVWWQENTFERSQGFYMGLYAMLGVAQAIFSFTMGATFALLTFFASQSLHKQAIKRVMHAPMSFFETTPLGRIMNRFSKDIDTIDNLLGDALRMFMATFSAIIGAIILISVVLPWFLIGVFAICLGYVYAAAFYRASARELKVRDAVLRSSLYSHFSESLSGLATIRAYGEADRFRSDNEKRVDVENRAYWLTVTNQRWLGVRLDLLGASLTFIVAILTVGTRFSISPSQTGLVLSYILSVQQAFGWMVRQSAEVENDMNSVERIVYYAHGVEQEAPHDIPDKKPPPSWPAEGRLVLKDVVLSYRPELPAVLKGISMNVAAGEKIGIVGRTGAGKSSIMTALYRIVELTSGSVVLDDIDVSTIGLADLRKGLAIIPQDPLLFSGTLRSNLDPFNLHDDATLWDALKRAHLVESSAAKQRNSTTEDETPGSGTQTPVNRFSLDTVIEDEGGNLSVGQRSLVSLARALVKNAKVIILDEATASVDYETDRKIQDTIAYEFKDRTILCIAHRLRTIIAYDRICVLDAGQIAEFDTPANLYEKPDGIFRGMCERSSITIDDIKLASKALHADDVDEN, via the exons TACATTCACCTGGATAACCCCTCTCTTAAGTCTAGGCTATGCTCGTCCTTTGGAAGCTACCGATCTCTACAAACTACAACCTGACCGTGGGGCAGCTCATATCGCGCATCTTATCACTGAATCGTTTGACCGTCGTACCCAAAAGGCTAACGACTACAATACCAAGTTGGCCAACGGCGAAATCGGCCCTGGTATAAAGGGCATCTGGTGGTCAATTCAAGGGAAACGCCAGGAAAAGGAAGCGGAATGGAGGCAAAAAACAGGCAAGAAGAAAGCCAGTTTAGTTTGGGCGCTAAACGACAGTGTAATGTGGTGGTTTTGGTCGGCTggccttctcaaagtcgtCGGAGATACCGCACAAGTTACTAGTCCTCTCGTTGTAAAG GCAATTATCAAATTTGCTACCGACTCTTATGTTGGCCATCGAACCGGGGCAGACAATATTCCTGGAATTGGTGTGGGCATTGGCCTAACATTTACCCTTTTTGCCATGCAAATTATAGTATCACTATGCACCCACCACTTTTTCTATCGCAGCACGTCTACTGGCGTTTTACTTCGTGGGGGGTTGATTACTGCCATCTATGACCGTTCCCTCAGATTAACATCCCGAGCTCGATCTACATTGACTAACGGGAAACTTGTCAACCACATTTCTACGGACGTATCGCGCATCGATTTCTGCGCAGGTTTCTTCCATATG TCATGGACGGCGCCAATTCAGATGATTATCTGTTTAATCCTTCTCCTCATCAACTTAGGACCTTCCGCTCTCGCCGGTTTCGCATTTTTTGTTCTTGGAACACCTGTTCAAACATTCGTCATGAAAAAACTATTTGCCTTGCGACGAAAGAGTATGGAATGGACCGACAAGCGGGCAAAATTACTTCAGGAACTTTTGGGGGGCATGAAAGTGATCAAATTCTTTGCATGGGAAATCCCATTCCTTGCACGAATTACACAATATCGCAGGAATGAGATGGC ATATATCCGCACACTGCTCGTCATTCGTTCTGCCAATAACGCAGTAGCGATGAGCATGCCCGTCCTCGCGTCCGTTATTGCCTTTATCACTTATTCTGCCACTGGACACACTTTGGAGCCTGGAGTTATCTTCACTTCATTGTCTCTGTTTAATCTACTTCGGCTTCCTCTCATGTTTTTGC CTGTCTCCTTCAGTTCTATCGCCGACGCTCAAAATGCCATTGGTCGACTGTACGGTGTTTTCGAAGCGGAACTGCTTGAAAAGACACATACAGTCGATCCTTCAATTGAGAATGCACTGGAAGtaaaagcagcatcattcaCTTGGGATGCTCCGCCTCCGGATGAGGgtgaaaagaaagggaaaaaatcTAGCGGTTTGATGAAGTCTTCGAAAACgaaagccaaagccaaagcctATGAAAAGAAGCGCGCCGCCGACATGGAGGAAAAGGCTAACGGTGAAGAAGAGAGAATATTCAAGATGAACAATATTTCTTTGAGCATTCCACGAGGCCAGTTAGTGGCTATTGTAGGCCCTGTGGGTAGCGGGAAAACAAGTTTACTGCAAGGATTAATTGGGGAGATGCGAAAAACATCTGGTGATATCGTTTTTGGTGGAAGTGTCGGTTACTGCCCACAGAGTGCGTGGATTCAG AATGCCACTATTCGCGAAAATATATGTTTTGGGAGGCcctttgaagaagaaagataTTGGAATGCTGTCCGAGATTCATGCTTAGGACCCGATCTTGAAATGTTGCCGCACGGAGATTTGACCGAAGTTGGAGAAAAGGGCATTTCTCTTTCCGGTGGTCAAAAGCAGAGAATCAATATATGCAGAGCAATCTACTGTGACACCGAAATACAAATATTCGAT GACCCCCTATCCGCACTCGATGCACATGTAGGCAAAGCTGTTTTCCAAAACGTCCTGCAGAACAGCCTTTCTGAAAAGACACGCATCCTCGTTACACATGCCTTGCATTTCTTGCCTCAAGTGGACTACGTTTATGTTATTGCCGACGGGACCATTGCTGAACAAGGCACTTATGCGGAGCTCATTGCACGCAAGGGCGCATTCTCTGCTTTTATTGCCGAATTTGGCGCGgccgaagaagacgaagaaaaagagcaggaagatgaagaggttgcCATTGATGAAGCTTCATCAGCTTCAACCAAGGTCAAGGAAGGCGCAGCTAAAtcgaagaaggaaaaggagggaTTGGACAAGGTCAAATCGTCCGTTGGCGGTGCTGCCCTGATGCAGacagaagaaagaaatactGGTGCAATTTCTTGGGACATATACAAGGATTATATGAAAGCTGGTCGCGGGTCTGTGGTGGTGCCGTCACTTTTGTTATCGTTGGCCCTCTTACAGGGTGCAACGGTGATGTCATCTTATTG GCTGGTTTGGTGGCAAGAGAA CACATTTGAACGTTCCCAGGGTTTCTAC ATGGGTTTATATGCAATGCTTGGAGTAGCCCAGGCTATATTCTCATTTACCATGGGAGCGACGTTTGCTTTGCTAACATTTTTTGCATCACAATCGCTTCATAAG CAAGCTATAAAACGAGTCATGCACGCCccaatgtcattttttgaaACAACT CCCCTTGGTCGAATTATGAATCGCTTTTCTAAGGATATCGACACAATCGACAACTTGCTGGGAG ATGCTCTTCGTATGTTCATGGCGACATTCTCCGCTATCATAGGCGCTATCATCTTGATTTCCGTTGTGCTCCCATGGTTTTTGATCGGTGTTTTCGCTATCTGTCTTGGATATGTTTATGCTGCCGCTTTTTATCGTGCAAGCGCACGCGAATTGAAGGTTCGTG ATGCTGTATTGAGGTCTTCACTCTATTCACATTTTTCGGAAAGTCTTTCTGGTTTGGCGACCATTCGTGCATACGGAGAGGCAGATCGTTTCCGATCTGACAATGAAAAACGAGTTGACGTCGAGAACAGAGCATATTGGCTCACTGTCACCAACCAG CGTTGGCTCGGAGTCAGACTGGACCTTCTAGGAGCGTCTTTGACTTTTATTGTCGCAATACTCACCGTGGGCACACGGTTCAGTATTTCACCTTCTCAGACCGGTTTGGTTCTGTCTTACATTTTAAGTGTCCAACAAGC TTTCGGTTGGATGGTTCGACAAAGTGCTGAAGTGGAAAACGACATGAACTCGGTAGAGCGCATAGTTTATTATGCCCATGGCGTCGAGCAAGAAGCTCCCCATGATATTCCTGACAAGAAGCCCCCTCCGTCTTGGCCTGCAGAGGGACGACTCGTGCTTAAGGATGTCGTGTTGAGCTATAGACCAGAGCTCCCTGCTGTGCTTAAAGGCATCTCAATGAATGTGGCGGCTGGAGAGAAAATCGGCATTGTGGGAAG GACTGGCGCGGGAAAGAGTTCTATCATGACTG CTCTTTACCGCATTGTCGAACTTACGTCCGGTTCGGTTGTTCTGGACGATATTGATGTTTCCACCATTGGTTTGGCTGATTTGAGGAAGGGCCTCGCCATTATTCCCCAGGACCCG CTTCTCT TCTCCGGAACACTGAGATCGAACCTCGACCCATTCAATCTGCATGATGACGCCACACTCTGGGACGCGCTAAAACGAGCACACCTCGTCGAGTCTTCTGCCGCGAAACAACGCAACTCGACGACCGAGGACGAAACGCCTGGCAGTGGCACGCAGACGCCCGTGAACCGGTTCAGTCTCGACACGGTGATCGAAGACGAAGGTGGTAATCTCTCCGTGGGCCAG CGGTCGCTCGTGTCGCTGGCTCGCGCGCTTGTCAAGAACGCCAAAGTGATCATATTAGACGAGGCGACAG CCTCCGTGGACTACGAGACCGATCGCAAAATCCAAGATACCATTGCATACGAATTCAAAGACCGGACGATTCTGTGCATAGCTC ACCGGTTACGCACTATCATAGCGTACGACCGTATATGCGTGCTTGACGCCGGACAGATTGCC GAATTCGATACCCCTGCGAATCTGTATGAAAAACCGGACGGCATATTCCGCGGGATGTGCGAGCGCTCTTCGATCACGATAGACGATATCAAGTTGGCGTCCAAGGCGCTGCACGCTGACGACGTGGACGAAAATTAG